The Vitis riparia cultivar Riparia Gloire de Montpellier isolate 1030 chromosome 3, EGFV_Vit.rip_1.0, whole genome shotgun sequence genome segment ttaaataattagtttaaagtataataataataataaaaattgttgttcaAATTCTTGCAACTATAATTGATCATTGATCATTGAAATTACATTTTGTAACGTACTTTATCTTGTTTgatcatatgcatatatatcgCTAATATGCACTATTGTTGTTAggcaatattgttttttaatttacccaATTTTGGAACGTTGCATGTGAATTGTTGAGGTTATTTCACCAAAGTGATTTAATCATCATAATTTGCAAGTTTATGAGTTCCTATTTTGTTGATggggaaaattttaaattaatttctacAATTGCCTGCCCAAAGGGGGTTATTgtgcaaattaatttaacaacatgaggatattgaatgagataaataatttgataaatttgtttgcccaaaggaaataaattttaatgaattatttgttgATCTTCATGCTTAGAGAATAGTTGTTTATTGTGGACTCAGACCAAATGggagtttatgttttttttttcatgaaattttacaattttttatttttgaaatttaattaaataaaaacacatgcataaatatcaaatatgattttttttttcatatgtttaCACACATACAAAAAAATTGTACTTAATAATGTATAagatattttcatgtttttattaacATCCATAACAATGCACAAATATATTCACAATAGGTAGGCTTGTACAAGTTTAATACAATTAGTTCAAATACCCTATACATTTATTACAAATGTCTTATacagaaatgaaaatataaacaaataatatttgacATTTATGTAAATAATGTTTCTAATggtataaaaaacaaatgaagaaaaacatataaatatattcacaATAAGTAGACTTGTACAAATCTTATACACTTGCAAATAGGTTCACATCATGCTCAACGAGATAAAATCAAGGGTCTAAAGTATGTTAAGTATACTTACATAACATTAATAAATTCCTTCAattcaaagtaatttttttatcaataactaataaattcattcaaattccaagaaaattgtgtataaaatttccatttagggtagaattttaattatttaaacttaattccaatttttgaaagGGCGAGAGATAAAATGAccctaaatagaaaaaaaaaaaaaaaaagaattaaaatacaaaaatgttttatttggtTGAATTAAATggtaaaatgtttttatgacTTTAACCCTTAGAAGCAGAAGAAAATTATACTATCACATACCTTCTTATAATCTTTGATGTAGAAGTATTTCAAACTTTCATTAGAGCGTCGTATCAATGACGTattatagaaaatgaaaaagaaaaaatagaatacTCGAGAGGAAgacttaataaattttcattaaaaatctCCCTCTTCTACAAAGAGGCATTAATAAATAATCATCCGCAAGATTCATATTGCTATAAATTctgatttttttagttttaataattttttaattctattcttatgccaatgtattttttaaaaataaaaagcatttatatttaatatttaattaaaataattaaaatatgactgaattttatgaaaatggtATTCAAAGCACTTCTTATAAATAAGGTAAAGGATATCTTAGtccatttgatatttgatgtaTGATTTCAAATTCGTAGAcgtttttctatttcttttttaaaaaaatatttttactttcgacgaaaatatttctatttattataaattaaaggTCTAGAGGACCGAGATTGTATGAATTTTCTAGGCAGCCAAACGGGTCCTAAAGGAAAGAAGGCCGAAAATGGAATCGTCGAACATCTTTCCGACGTTTTTACAAGTCAATGCATCATTGTTGAATAGAAGAGGAACTCCCGCTATTCCATTTCTTAAATCCCAGAGACCAAAAACAGTGGCGAACAAGCAGAAAGTGcgagaaaatttgaagaaaccGTAGATGAAAGGCAAAGGTGGTTGGAGCCCCAAGTTAGAATTGCCGCTTCTCTTCCTCTCATGGTCCTTTTTCTTCCTCACTGGGCTCTTTGGGTCCATGCTGTTCTCTCAggtttcttttcccttttttgtatttttttaatgtgtcaGTCGCCTTTGGTTTGAGTTCAAAGTCGATCTTTTTTGCAGGATGTAAATGGAATTCGATCACCGCCGAGATTGCATGAATCGGTGGAGGAGGAGTACAGTTCGATGCCGCATGGGGAGACTGGAGAGAGTTCCGTTGATTTGATCCCATTTCAGGTAACTGATGTTCTTGACTGTGCTTCTCATTTTGAATTTTCGAATTTGAAGAGATTGCGATTCATACTCCTGGTGGATTATTCTGTATTTAGAGATACTCTCTGCTAGTCTGGCTTCTTAAGTTAAAGTTTCGATcatataaattgtttaaattagTTCCCTATTTCCAAATTATTGCTGTTTGTTTATACTATATGTCTCAGTGATTGTTTCCAGGGTGCGGGTGAAAAGTTGGCTGTGCAGGTGAAATTTCATACGCCGCTGGGCCCTATTCTAATGCTTCTACATTGTAGCATTTGATGCTTGGCTCTTTAACAGTTACATCTCAGAAAAATATCTCTgggaaacaaaagaaatatcTTTAGCATTTGGCGGAAGGTCTTAGAGTCTAAATGTTGACTTGGACTCAGTTAATACTTGATTCAAAATTAAGTTAGCTCAGGGCTTAATTCTGAGTTGAGTTGAGCCCAAGTTTGCAGTGTTGGcaattaaatttagaaagatGGATTGGAATTTCTGATATCGAAGTGAAAGAGTTGGCCAAAgccaagaaaaagggaaaacagtAGACCATTAGAAGTGGCAATTTGAAGGGTATTGGGCTGCATGCTGTttgtacataaaaaaaaaaaaatgagcagTGCTATAAGCTGATGTCTGGCTTTGGTTGTGCAATGAACACCTTCTATTTGGCTGAGTAAAGCCTACAAAACAAAGGATGCCCGAGGAGGGTCTTGGGGATCCCTCTCCGATGGTTCAGTCAGTATCTGTTTTATGGAAGAGAAagataaagagagaaagaagagccCACAACTGtctaagtttttttatttatttatttatttattttttgttatagcCGGGATGCCCCCCAATCCATGGGTCTTTTCCCTAGCCTAGTGTGAGCCTGTAGGATGAAATGGGCTTGCCCCAAATGCTAGATTGGGGGTCCACTTTATTACTGATGCTAAGACCATGGGTTACAATGGGTCCCCAACACATGCGTCCTTTTTTATTCACCTATACAAAAAAGTCGCAGTTCAATAGGTAAAAACATTGGAAATAAACacatgaaattattattattattattattatttaaaaaagatcCAGAAGTTCTTTTAAGAGCATCAATCCCATGCATTTAGTCAGCACTTAAGGCAAGCATTCTTTCTGGAATTCAACATAGTCAGAATTTTTGTATAagtcttttcttttactttggtTTCATTTCATTATTGGCCCTTTTGATCTTGAATGCAGGTCTTGAGTTGGAAACCACAAGCTCTCTATTTTCCTCACTTTGCAACTGCAGAACAATGCCAAAGCATAATTGAAATGGCAAAGTCAAGCCTTAGTCCATCAACCCTGGCTTTGCGAAAGGGAGAAACTGAAGAGAGCACTAAGGGAATTAGAACTAGGTAACTTTTTGTACAGAATAGAGTTCCTATTTTATTCACTGAATATTATAATTTGtgcagaaaattgttttttttctctagtaTCATAAGGAGAAATTAAACCAATAACTAGAGACAATGTTTGACAAAGAAACAAGTCATTTGTAGGTCATTGTGCATGCATTGACTTCAGTTTGATATACTCCTACTTGGTTACTTCTttgttataatataattaaaatctcTTGAAAGAAAAATGTCTAACATCTCACCATTGCTTATGTTCAGCTGCACAAGTCACATGAGTGTGCACTTGAAGTTGCTTAGAATGAAATACATGGTTGTTTCCCTCTCTTTGaaggggaaagaaaaaggggacaTGTTTTACCAATATTTTGGAGGTTGTTCATCCCAAACAATTTAATTGTGCAACATCAATTCATGGATTCCATGATGTGTTTCACCTATAGGTTGATATCATAATGATTAGATGGCAAAATATCAACCGGCTCTTTTTAATAAGAAACCAACTCTTTTCTATCACTCATAAATTTGAAGGTACAACAGTTCACCTTTATACCATCCATATTCTTTGTTGATGAGGGTTCTTTGTCCTTAATAgactttattgattggttgggttctagttAAAGGGAGGGaggtttatttgtttatttgttttaccttctttttcttcattgtttagCAACTTGTCTTGTATTACCTGTGTATTTGGTCATGCCCCTTTTGTTAGGCTCTTTTAATTGAATGTTTctatatcaaaaaatatttaagcatACCATGTGTTAGGAATATTTTAAACTGACAAATTTTATGACAAACTGATGGATAAAAGAATTTCTGCATCATATTGTCTATATCTGTTTATGAAATTTGTCATTTTGAGGTATTAATATGCAGTATGCCACTGAactaaatttcattaattaaagaTAATGCAGGTAATGCACTATTATGGcttaaattttgtaaatcaTAGTTATGACCTTATCAGAGGATTTAGGAAGTTGGGGATATTGCCAAAAGTGCATGAGAGTTTTATGATATTTgcgtttaataaaatttggtactAGTGTGAAAAAGTTGTAAACTTCCTCATCGCTGTTATGATATTTGCATATATGGATGTGCTTTGTGCCATTTAAATTTTCACCCTCCAAAATGGACTGCAGAATTGGTATTGAATACTAggacttttataaataaaacaattggCACTTTTGAATTTACAAAGTTATGAATTATATTTCACTATTTACTAGAACATCATCAGGGACTATTACTCTATGAAGGCATGAAAAGATACTGTAGCAGATACCAATTTGTGGAGATGCtctttccattgatttttttatgtaacCATTCTGTCATTgatcaaaacataaaaaaatacaactttAAACCAGTATCAAACACCCTGTTTTTAGACCCATAGCCACTCCAAATATCCCAAATACTCTTTTCTTTGCACCCTCTCTACTCTCACTCATTCTCTCACATGGAcatctctctctatctctctctctctctctcacacacacacaaacacatgcTTACCCACAAAAACACACACAGTCAGAGTATAACACACTCTTATATCTTGTTCTTTTGCTTTCTCACCCTAGAGCTCTCTACTCTCTCTCCCtcgtcttttttttctttttttgtggaTAAATACTCTACAAAACATTCTCTCTCAACCTTGTTTCTCATTGCACATTCCTTTCTTGTTGGATGCTTTCTTTGTGCCCCTAGGTATATGCCAAATTTCTTGTTAACTATTTTTGAAGTTGGGATTCAGAGTCCACAAAACTATTTTCTCATAGCTTAGGTATTGTTTGAATACACTTactgttatttgtttttttttttttttaaaaaaatagtattaacttctatataaaaagtaGAAACTCTTATATAAAACGTATGAACTTACCTTCTTAAAattcactttaaaaaaattttaaagtttaaagtagtacaaattttctaatacctcaaatttttaaatagctTTTAGAAATCATTATCATTAAGTCTTTCAAGAATAggagttactattattttttaaaaataaaaataaaaccaggAAGTGTGTctaaacaccaccttagtgttTTTATTGGCAAATTAGAGACATGTTATAGGTGCCTATCAATTAATTAGGGTGTTGATTCAAATTATGTgaattagatatatatatatttattaggaTTCTCggacctttaaaaaaaaacctttttcttaTAAGTTTATTGTATTTGATATATATCACTTGATAATGTTGTGCTTGGTTGATAAGAAAATGTGtaaaggaaaggaaatgaaTATCTTGGCTTGTCAACCAAATGGAGGGTccaattgaatatttatttcaCAAGCACAAATGATGCATCTTTTTACCTCCTACACCATCCTTGTCGGGTCTTCAACTGGGTTGAAGTTGTAATAGGGTAGCCATGGTGGAACCTATGGCTGGATTGAATCCTTCAGAATGGAAATGCTCTGTAGTGATAGGAACATCCATGGTTTATCCAATGATTACAATAATTGAATGTTCCCCCTCAAATGCATCTGCCCATGGCTGTAGTGTGCTCATGTGTTCAGTGGCTGTGGGGACGTTCCTTATCCATGGAAATGATCTACACGATCTTGTGCATTTCTGCTCCTCTAGTTTAATTGGTGCGGAGGGTAGTTTGTTCCTAATTCATCAGACTACTATTGTCAAACTGTTTTGTCTTCTTGAACGATTTTTTTACTTCAccttcttatttatttaccaAATCAATGTTTTACCAATAGTGCAATCAATACTTGTTTTCCTTGCATTGAAAGAGATGACCTTTCATTACAGGTCAATTAGTCTTGAGTAATGCAGGGATGTCACCAGATTGCAGGTATTCAATATTCTGAGGTATGAGATTGGGCAGAGGTATAATTCACATTATGATGCAATCAACCCTGCTGAATACAAACAAGCCAAAGGGTACCTACTAATCAAGCCTTTTTTTGAAGCATAGTAGCATGCTAAGTGACTAATTTATTCTCTTCTGTCTATACTTTTGTGAATACTCTGGGAAGTACTGTATACCTTCTATTGCTTTGTATTCCACATGGAGATCCTCAATAGTCCACacattagaaatgttttttgaTCTCTATAATGGGGGTATGATATGTTGTCTGATACTATTGCAGATTGCTTCCTTCTTGTTGTATCTATCTGATGTAGAAGAAGGTGGAAAAACTATGTTTCCTTTTGAGGTGAGATGGGGAAATTTGTCAgacttctctcatttttccctttttataacATCCATATGTGTTGGCCATATAGAGTAGTCACCTTAATGTTTTGATCTGCAGCATGACTTGAATATCAATACATTCAATTCCAGAAAATGCATTGGCTTGAAAGTGAAGCCACGAAGAGTGGAtggacttttattttattcagtGTTTCCAAATGGCACAATTGATTGGGTAACAGTTTTTTTTATTCGATTCCAAGTGAATGTCAATGGCATATAAATTGATCTGATTCTTCCTTTCGTAGGCAATGATGCATCAATGACGCATCCAATAAATTGAACAGGccaatgaattttaaaaaatccttgTCATGCCTGACATGAAATTGTGAAGTTGGGTTCATAGTTTGTGTGGTTTCTCTTCCTTTCTACGATTTATTTGGTTTCTGATAAGTTGGGGGGGGGGGCGCCATTTGGGGCTGAATTCCAGTGGCAGCTTTTGATGTTCTGTTTTTGTAGGATTCTTTCTTATCTTTCAATGTGCTGAGCTTTATTGCAGACATCTATGCATGGAAGCTGTCCAGTGATTGAAGGGGAGAAGTGGGTGGCTACAAAGTGGATCAGAGATGAACAACAAGAAGACTAATAATGCATCAAAAGTCATTTCTTTTGGGAACcgttacttattattattatttttttttttgttgatctATAGTTCATACAAAAGAGAAGACTGTTTCATGTAAAAGGCAACTATTTGGATACATTAGTTTTTTCACGTAGCAAATATGAGGGGAGCAAAGTGCCACCCCACTCCTCCCTCTCTGTCTCTCTTATCTCCCTTCTTTTTCTCATGCCCTCTAATGTCCAATGGTAATTGCAATGGTGAACCCAACCCAGAATCTCTTTTAAATCATTGATTTCTATGGTTTGTAACATTATCATTTTGTGAGCAAAGGAGCAAGGCCTTTGGTGCAGAAGCAGAATTGGTATATTTTCAGTGGAAAATTGTGCAAAGTCTAACCCAGTTTTAGTCatctaaaagaaaatgtaagagaaagaaaataaataaaaggtagatttaaaattaataaattctttttatatcatagttgaaatatatttagttgttttatataaaaattaaataatttttaaatataaaattttcttattaattataattgtaTTTGAcgttctttcatattttttttaataacactaaacattaaaaaaaaaatcatttttctttaacttcttttcttgataaaagtgggttttaactcattaatatgaaaaaaaaaccaaaattttttaaattagtgtatttttatctatttaaaaataatttgaataacaTACATTTTTTAATCAGACATATAATTATTCTCTAAaatgctttctttctttttcttttttcttttttttgctagAAACAAACACCTTATTGGAAAAGTTGagtctttgttttctttccttaaacTTCACCTTCAATAGAGGAGATAGAGATATGGATAAAAGATAATACtttgtgtttttaaatttttttcatctaaaattcTTGATGTGATTATATATGTTATTGACATGCTCTAtaacattttcctttgtttataACCCTAATAATTCATTGTCAGTTCAACATTTTGTAGAAGTTGTTTCCGGTTTATATCTTAGGTTTACACTTTTTCTATGCCGACATTTTCTTAGGGTtagtgaaaaattaaaaactaagatATTGGGAGCCATCCTAAAATTCTATATTGATGAAAAATGGAGATAAGATCATGATTAAGGTCATCACTTATTAGggtttgtaaaaattaaaaactaagatATTGGGAGTCATCCTAAAATTCCGATGAAAAATATGGCTAAGATCATGACCAAGGTAATcactaattataataataataataattatatgtatGGAAATATTTCCGTGATGAAATATAATTgtcaattgatattaatgacatgacaaataaaaatgacattttaagacgttaaaaaatatatgtatttcaaatcatttttaaataataaggataatactaatttatatatatatatatatatacacgttattagtattattattattacaaccTAAGCCCTTGAACCAAAATTCAGGAGCTGATCGGAACTAAAATAGGGATTTTATAGAAATCGTCTGCAGTCAACTCCATCACAATCCTACGAGCAGCAGTGGAGACTCTGTGTGAGTCATCTTATCCAAAAGAGTCCTGAGCCACGTGTCATGCTGCTATTATAACTCCACTATGACTATTGTGCGTATGAATGCACCAGAAAAATCCTCACAGGAAGAACAAAAGAACCGTTAGAGCTCAAAATGATGCCTCGTAACGGCTACTTTTTCATCACTTCAAAACCCTAACGCTCATAATTCAAGAGCCCATTAACAAATCTCTATTCTCTCTcacttcattttatttcaattgGAAAATTCCTAAGGTCTGGATTCACCAACGACATCACAAAGCATTTTGTAGTTGTTCAATTCTTATTTCGATCAATCGTCATGGATCTGGGTCGCGTTTCTGTGGAAGACAAGCCCTGCAATGAATCTTCTCGTGTCTTGGAGAACAAGGAAAACAATGTGAGCGATGCAGTGACGGCGACTTTAAAGTTTGGAAAGGTACGTTTTTGTGTTGAATCTTTGATTATTTGCCTGTTTGAATGTTGAGAAAGGGAAGGACTTAATTATGGTTGCAGGAGAAGGAATAGATAGGAGAGCTTAGTGTTTGTAAAGCGGTTTAGATAAAAGAAATGTGGTAATTGAAGGCACCGGTTAGATcttgaaaaacaaacaaatgggaaggaaaatgataaaaagtagTTTGACAGAGAAtctattttaatgtatttttgacgtttttctttccattctcAATTTCGAATACAGCCTAATTGCTTTCCTTTTTGGATTCTTGATTTGCTTGTCAATATAGTGATGATTTAGGGTATCTattgatttattgttttattttcttggatTACAGtatattgcttttttttttttgtgtgtgatTTTATCTGTTGATTTAAATTTTCAGCATTGGAACCACAGTATATTTCTTGTTTAGAATGATgggtctttgttttgttttgtttggatCTGATGGAATTAGAACCCTAAACCCAAACAATTGGATTCCAATCTGTTCAGTATTAGGTTCATTTGTTTGGATTTTTGAGATATCAAAGTCCCAAACTCTAACCACCGTTTTTTACCATTTGGCTTGGATTTGGAATCCTAATAATTGAAGTTTTTCTTCGGTTTACTTATAAATCACTATTTGATATGGAACCCTAAATACTTATAATTGGATTCCACTGTGTTTAGTATTAAGTTCATTGAAAACCCCAGCGTCTAAACATTGATATTACCATTTGGTTTGAATTAGAAGCCTAAAAACTGAATTCTTGCTGTACGGTTTTCATCTGCTTTGTTTTGGAGCCTTGACATTATtattaggctatgtttggttaccagaaaatttgagagaaaatgcaagggagagaaaatgaagaggatgaataaaagaaaataaaaaatagatttgaagttaataaaaaaattatttttatatgctacttccAACTCATTTCACctattttaacctttttatataaagattaaataattggATAATggataagtttttaactaattttaattatattaaattttcgTTACTATTTTTATGGagtcaaatataagaaaatcatgttTCTTAGTATATTTCCCTTGGTGCTTTcctgaaaccaaacatagcattagtGTTTTGTTGGTGGTGGTGCATTACTCAATTCCACATTGTTTTCATGTTAGGTTAATAAATTGCCTTGGTGCATTACTCAATCCCACATTGTTTTCATGTTAGTATATTTTCCTTGGTGCTTTTcctgaaaccaaacatagcattagtGTTTTGTTGTTGGTGGTGCATTATTCAATTCTTCATTGTTTTCATGTTAGGTTAATATTGCCTTTACTTGGATTCATGTGAACTCTCTGGAATTGTGATTTCTTTCGTACTCTTGGTATTTTTCCCTTTGGATCCAATAATGATTTTCCCACTGTTTTCACTGTTAGGTTAAAAGGTGGTTTTTGGGTAGATTTACTGGAACttgaaaaaattatcaaattactGAATTCCTTAGTAGAGATTTGATGGAATGGTGCTTTTAGTTAGTTTTCTACTCAGCCCCTTCTGCAATTTtcagtgaa includes the following:
- the LOC117909308 gene encoding uncharacterized protein LOC117909308 isoform X2, whose amino-acid sequence is MIYQSIMQWFSSYFNRSSWIWVAFLWKTSPEMNHLLPWVLIIENLENNSSEAVTATLKFGKAAKRVLKERRPKMESSNIFPTFLQVNASLLNRRGTPAIPFLKSQRPKTVANKQKVRENLKKP